The following is a genomic window from Acipenser ruthenus chromosome 19, fAciRut3.2 maternal haplotype, whole genome shotgun sequence.
CTGCTCCAGAAAGGCGAAATACttattgacagtccagtttgtttacatgtccTATATGGTACAGCTGGGGGCAAATGAAACATCAGTGAAGTACTACTTTAATTTCTCAAAATGTAACTAAAgcagtattttgtgtgtgtgtgtgaaaatctattaattacatttacttaaaacatcaacatgaaatgtattaaattattaattagaATTTTTTCCCCCTGCAAACAAGCGCCAAACGCAGAGCGCAATTCTATCGTGAAAAAGTACCaacataaatatgtattttctgaCTGGTAAATGGTCTCGGTCACTTTACTATACAGGGGAAAATAAACAACCCTGTTATATGGCCACTCTAAAACTATTAGAAGagatagaaaaataaaagcatttcagtttttttttaccttctgtataattatcattatatctatctatctatctatctatctatctatatatatatatatatatattatatcataATAGAATGCTCCCTTTATTTCTGTGTTCTATTGTCTCATATTATTTATTGTACTACACTGGTGCCTAGGCTACTTACATTTAAGTGTACGATGCACTCACTGCTTAACTAAAAGTTTGTGTCTTCCATTTTTCTATGCAGCTGTTCAACGGACAGGTGGAGGTGTGGCATTGTatcaatgtattatatatatatatatatatatataattaggaaagtgaaatattgatttataaaaaaacaatacactgcATAACTACtgtacctccaatgttttgatgtGCGATAAATGCAAGTTGTTATTGACTGGTATTAAAAGTTAGACAGGTAGAAGTAAATGTCATAAGCCTGCAGCGAATACTATGCAGGTCGTAGAGACTTACTATAATTGTGGGCAATGCTAATGCTTTATTGGAAAGCACCACAGCAAAGCAGTTTAAAATTCTGCAATGCTCTGCAATAACAGACCAGTTAAACACAATCTCCTTATTCCTATAAATAAAGttataaaaacaaagtgtgtAACAGAAACAAAGTTTATTCAACTCCTTAGTAAAAGGAAGTGTAACACTTAGGCCACTTAAAAATCCTGCACATTAaagcatttatatataaaaatgaaaaaaaatattaataataataataataataataataataacaataataataatatgcataatATGCATAGTATTGACATTATTTTTACCTCCAAAAAAATTTAACTGTGGCGGCTAAgtgaaggaattaaaaaaaaattaaaataataatgttatgtcTAGACcctgagatcatttatcttgtgacTGGGACAGAATGGTTTGAAATGTCAAGATCCTGCAATCATGTATCACCTGATCTCGACAGAACACGTTTCTATTGACTTATCCTCCactgtccttaatgagccacTGTATCGAAGTCTCTCGTGTTCTATTGGAAATGGTGTGCAGTGCGAGCCAGTGACTTCACGGTCAGTCTTCCTTCTTGTCCGAGGCACTGTCCTCCGCTTCAGGGCTGACTGTATTAGTGGGAGGTGCTGCCGCTGGGTCCGTGTCCCCCGAGTGCAGTGCGTGGTGCCTCTGGAGCTCAAGGTAAGTTGTAAATAACTTGCCGTACTCCGGGTGCTTCAGAGCAAAGTCTTCAAACTCAGCTGTGGAGAGAAAACACCACAGAAACATTTGCTAGAGAAATGGATGTTCACCCCGTCTGGCATTATATATACCGCACTATAAGTTTCCATCCCTTTCTGTCACCAATTATTAGCttcatttttagaaatttgaaaaacactgtgtgaactctatggattTCTGAGCAGTTGCACtgccataacttaaaaaaaaacacatgcatacatagataggaaacttaaaatggtacaattatgcacgcagtgactgaagggcaTATTGAGCATGCGTGTATCCAGATTACTGTGTAAATCAAAGGCCAACACCTTTGGTAATTACTACTTGCAGAAAGTGTTTGCTCTCTGCAGTCCAGCTGCCACTCCCTCTTCCGCACTTACTGTATGTAATCTTTCCCGAGCCGTCTGCGTCTATGTCTTGGAAGAGCTTTGTGACGTCCAGGTCAGGCACCCCCAGCGAGGAGCGTAGCAGGGAGGTGAACTCCTCCTGTGTTATTCTCCCGTCATCGTCCACATCGAAGAGCTGGAAAAATGAGTGTGTTTGCATACCCAGTACAGTAATTACTGTTGCTTCCCAATAGTGTTCCCAGAACTAGTGTCAAAACGGAGTCCTGGGGATATGGACTATACAGCAGATTGCTGTTGATTCCATTTCGCTGTACAGGAGTCCTCAACGTGTGAATCATTCCTATTGCACAGTACTCTCTATATCGCAGGTACGgcttttaaatacagaaaaaaatcacaatgtCGGATATTTACATGCTCTGTAGCAATAGCCAGAATAGGTACCGGTTTTGCTTGTGTTGTGGCTGCAGCAGACATACTCATTTTGTCATGCGAGTTCGGATCTGTGGGACAAACCAATGGAGGAAAGCCTCAGGGACTGCAGGAGCAGGGAGATGCTCGTACCTGACTGGAGAGCGGTATTTGAGAACTCTGTGGCTTCACAGAGGAGCTGGGATTTGGTGCAGGTTGTAGGTTCCACATGCTcttacccccccaaaaaaaacattccaggttttttgtttcaaccacaaacctaaatatattttttaaacatgcattgttttccggggcaaaaaaaaaagccaggacTTTCAGACAGCCCTCTGAGACTTTAAACAGTAGCTGCAATGATTactttagagcaggggtgtctaATCAGACAGGTGGAGATGCTGCATTGTATCAAATCGCTTAtatagtgtgtgtgcgtgtgtgttgacTCCAACAGGATGTGTTAAAATGTGACCTGTTTTTATTTAGATTGAACTGCATTAATATGCACAAGGGAACCGTGTTCTATGAAATAAACCTCTTTAgtgtctggatggaggtttaattggttcaattaaacaatttagaacagggttggaacaaagaccaggactggaagggccaactttggccaccccagCTCTCAAGTACATGTGCATCTCCACAccgcaatgaaaacaaaaaaaagagtgaGCTGATTGAATAAGGACCTGGAGGACCATGGTTGAAGACTACTGCCCTAGAAGACTCCACTGTTCCTTGATCTAGAAGCATCATACAGTTATGGTTGTCTTACGCAGTCATTTGAATTACCTTAAATAACATCTGGATTGTGCCCTTGGTGTTGGCAGGTCTACACAGTACGGTTAGACCAATCACATATTCCCTGAAGTCTACTGTGCCATCTCCATTCTGCAGGAAAGAAAAACATGAGAACACAGACATTGTTTTTTCTTCTCCTTTGACACCATTAAACAGATTTGAAATGATTTTGTCTTGTAATTAGATCATTAAAATCGAAATGTCACAGCCAGATAGAGGATAAAGAGAGATCTAGGGTCTAAAGAATGATCACAGAAGATGTACTGATGAAACTCCATGAAAATCTGTTCTGTTAATCAAATATCATAAAGACTAAACACCCAATAAACGAGTTACAATTGCGATCACAATGTTCctattaaaacagcattaaaaagacaagtgttttataatactgtatcttAGATAACACAAAACATTAGAGGCAGAAACTAATGACACATTATACAACCATTCTCTGTTGTTCTGTGAAAACTACAGCCCATAAAAGCACAAAAATACAGAACCATAAACAGACGAATAGAACTAATTAAATCAACAGAAATAGATTATTTATCTTCACTAATAAGTTTGTTACCAGCAGAACAAGCTTTACTGTAACTATGCTACTGCCCTGCTTTTGGGCATTGGGCTAtgaaagtaatttgtttttattaacaagATAAAAAGCAAGAACACTGGTTTCTAACCCTTGTTTGCCACTCCTTTCGCGTCTGATTGCTGGCATTAtaatgtacgtttttttttttttttttttttaaatgttctaatAAATTCCAGCTGCGACTTGTCTTGGCTGGGTAAgggctgatcaaatcaacccccaaGAAGAGAGGACAAGCGTTTCGACTCGTGGAGCTTTAACCCAGTTAATACTGGAATCCCCTCAGTGTGAAGGTGCAGATAAAGACAGAAATGCAAGAGTAAATACCAACCCTGTCGAACAGTGTGAACAGCTCATTCAGAGCTGGACTGATGGGCAGCTTAAGGAACTTGGCAAATTCTTCGATCCCAATTCGTCCGCCTTTAGATTCATTTGCGATTGCTGCAAAGCCCTCCAGCTCTTTCTTGATGTTATCCCATTTCAagcttgaaatgtgttttaaaaagagtAAGACAAAAAACAGGTAAAATGCTTTGGAAATTGAGAATAAATCTATCTGTCCCTAAAACAGTTGGATAAAAATGTCATGATCTTCAGGCTTAATTAAATTAATCCAAATgggtttaatttatatattaactGTGACTGTACCACTACAATTTGCCTTACAGTCTCATAAGTCCCCATcaatatttgaaaatgttatcATCAAAGCCAAAAGCGAAGACAGAAGACGCCTAATTAAAAGATAACAATAAAGAAAATTAGATTAttagataattaaataataatttgcgACACAACAGCATAAAGCTGAGAAAAAAGGAAACGGGATATTGAAACTGCAGTCACTCACTTTAGCTTCCTGCTGATCTTGGTGAATTCTACTAATCCTGCTTCCATAGGCAGGGTCAGCTCTCCTGCAGAAATCATGAGCCGGCAGTCTTCGTAAGTGTGATCTGTAACGGGCACACCCAGGGCTCtgcaacacacacgcacacgcacgcaacatagcTTTTAAACTGGAGCTTACTCGTGCCAATTTATACAAAGAGGGTACTTAGGGGGTAACAAAGTAATCAATGAGTGACAAACACTCAGGGGAGGAGATGGTCCCAAGCTGTCTATGTCTTTACTCATGAGCTGATTATTTTTGAGTTCCCTGCGAAGAGCCGTTCTATTTTCTGTTTATACATCAATTTCATGCAGTAGTTTATTGTGGCGGGCTCTGAATTCAAAGCTTGGCGAAGCCGCTCTCGTTTCTTTAAGGAAAggcttttgaggtcttgaaagctagtgtttACCACAGCTAATCTAATAAACCTGGGTTTATCATGCAGGATGGGGTGAAGGAGTGGCAACCACGAATAAGCTGCAATGCACTCTCTACTAGATTATACACAGTTACACACCGTTAAGAAACACAAAATGGACAGGCACTTCAGGTGTTTTTAAATTTAGCATTACATGTCAGTAAAACTGTCACTTTTGTTCACAGAACTGCATTGTAAGATGCATGCAAATAAGAAAGGTCAATGCAACTGAATAAGCAAATAATGTAAACAAGTACGAGTTAGGAAACAGTGATATACTTTTGCAAGAACACTAACTTTTGCATACAttcaaaacattttagaaaacaatcaaaataatCAAGTGGAGCTGTAGTGTGCAGCGAGGAGGAGGTATTTGACTGGACCGTTCTTACGTGGCCATTGTGTCCCTGACTCTGTTTGCAAACAAGGATGGCAACTGCTTCTCTTCTTCAGTGGGAACGTGCGGAGGTAGAAACTAGGAGGGccaacaagaaaacaaacaattgcAAGGATCAGTGTTGCTCTGTTTCTTGATTGAATCGAGCCCTCAGTCAGATCTGCATGGCTTGGACATTACAAAGCTTTTCTTACCTCGACCTCCACGTTTGTATACAACTGGCTCAGTGTCAGTAACAAGATATCTCTCCTACAAAACAACACAGAAAGACGCAACATTAACCCCTGCATTGGAGAACACTGCACACATTCAAAGCAATTCTGTGCTTTCAGTAATTACTAAGCTTTAGCAGATGAGCATGGAAAAACAATACACAAGTAAAATGACCTTTCGTAATACCACAAACATTTCCTATAGTCTTTCGGAATGCTGTAAATGTTTGGGATATGATCAATGAAAAATAACTTCAAAGGTTAAAAAGCACAAACCCCCTTGTCTCTGGTTAGGCTCTGGAGATCGATCTTTCTATTTCtgtgcatttctatgttgatCTTCTCAAGACTCTAATGTGGAAGTCCTCGTAAagtttagaaacactaaaagaaacttaacaaATTCAACGATAAAGGTTTCATTcgtaagtctttctcaatgtcaatGCTAACTTCAAAGCAGTCTACAATTACCACTACACACATTTtttgaaagtatttatttaaaatgtacagagatgggagctcccgagtggcgcatccagtaaaagcacttgcgcagagtgcaggatgcgccctgtagtctggatgtcgccagttcgagtccaggctattcctttgcctactgaggacgggagctcccagggggctgcGCACAaatggccgagcgccgcccgggggaagggagggttaggtcggccagggtgtcttcggcttaccgcgcaccagcgacctctgtggtctggccgggcgcctgcgggcttgcctgtaagctgcccagggctacgttgtcctccaacgctatAGCACTGGGTGGATGCATGTTGAGtcagcagtgtgtaaaaaagcaggcggctgacggcacactcttcAGAGGAcagcccctcccgagtcagcgcaggggtggtagcggtgagctgagctaaaacaaaataattggacactactaaactagggagaaaataacaaaaaaacactaattggcaactactaaatttaaaataaataaataaataaaatgtacagagaTGTAAAGATAACTGAGCTGGACTGTGACTTTTTACAATGCAGAAAGCGGTTTCAAATTACAGCTCTAAGTCTTTCTCGATGTCAATGCTAATTTCAAAACCTTCTACAATTACTGCTGCGCACATTACTTAAGATGCACAGATATAGAGAAGTAAAGATAACCGATGCAGAGATGTAAAGATAACTTTGCACTGCAGAAGGTGGTACCAAATTATAACCACTTCCTCTCTGTCAAAAGCTCTCCTCCGACTGCTCCGTCTGATACATGCAGGCATGTTAATAAGACtcttactgcatagcagtttcgcccactccaggttttactataagcatgattagccacagcgtacaAGTAACAAGTTCAAGCGAGTcgcattaaactcatagtaaaaccaggaatggatcaaactgcagtgCATCCCTGAACCACTTACGCCTTGTATCCTTGCCAGGTCCAGGTCACTGTGTCCTGAAATTAAAGATCGGTGCATGCGTAAGTGAAAATAATTAGTGGAAATGTTAAGAAATGAGAAAGCCTCAAGTGGCATGGCATTGCATTGCAGCTGCTATACATCAGCAGGTTTATCCAAACAGAGGCTGGGTTTGCGATGACACTTACGTGTCTGTTTGGATATCTGAGCAACACTGGCTGCACTGGTACTCCAGGTATAAAGGCGCCTACAGTAATAGAAGCAGACAGAGTTACTGGAGCATTCCTGACCATTATTAGCAATACCAACAGAATGATAaaaacacagtcattctgtgaAACCACGAATTGAACCAAAGGATTACATCTTGTATCCTTATTACTACATGAACAGTCAATCATAAATTGTGAGAGGAAACTGTAACATGGTTTCAATAGCCGAATTGTCCCAAGAATGAGGTCCCGTTATATGCAGCCCTCAGTGGTGCTCTCATTGTTAGTATATAATCTCTTACAGGGCAATGCAACACATAATCTCTCTCACCTTGTTTAAAAGTGATGAGACAAGAACGATTTGTGCAGGTCCCTTCAGGAAAAATCAacacctttaaaacaaacaagaaataataataaaagatgagTTCAGCTGAGAGAGCAAAACGAAACTATAGACTTCTGAAAACTGAAAAAGGGACCCTTTGGACATTCTGTATACTAAAAACAGGccacaatatacaatatattccAAATAACAGAACGCTCCCTCAAAACTGTGCTCGCGATTCAATcaatcgttttctttttttctcatccGGTTTCTTATTCACGGGAGATTACTTGCATTGtaactaatttattttttctcGCCTAGAAATCCCTACAGGTTAACTCCCTCTGCCTCACACACAGTATTTCCTCATCTCTtctaattgtggcaaagtgccccgcccctgtgtgcatttgtgtgatatgtgtatgtatgttgcgtgtgtatgttaatgttggtgtatagattggtacacgggatataaacgggtctgtgtttcacgtgtgtttaaaaagtgtagatttgtatttaggcacgaggagagcacaaatcacttcacgtgctggttaaatgtaatatgtgagcacggggttgcacagaattaattcacgtgctgggattcaagtgaataattaattagtaattgaatcccagcacaatagtatatatagacgcacatttcttgcactcagggttggtgttcggtgagtggagaacgagtgtggagaaggagagttaaaataagaacggaagaacgtaaatataaagtaaatagtgttttcactcaccgtgtttgttcgtccctgtttgttagtgtctgtccgttttgtctacctgtttattttggcgtgaagtgccgtgtcccgtgttttgtgctgttttcaacccttttatttgttaataaacgctgagtgcagccattgcactcagctcatcatcaaccactgtctttgttttgaattcctgtctggtctgacgccacccactctggccgtctttgtgacataatTCACCTGGGGTTTtggtttctctgtgtgtgtgtgtgtgtgtgtggcagtgccaCAGTAAAAGCTGCACATGATTTGTGTTATTGGGTTACTGTGTGCTTAAACAACACGCTACTGTTCCGTAGGGGGACACTTCTCAAGAAGATCACACTGTTTATAAAGGAACTTGCTCACCTGAGGCCATTCCCCACATGACGTGGCTCGTCTCTCGATCTCTAAAATCGTATTCTTTCGAGAATCAGGATCGAGACGAGACACCAACACAGGCTGAAGACAGCGCAGGAACCCTgggttttaaaaagaaagaaataaatgacctgaaaaaaataaatggtaaaatgctcCCAACAAATCATACAATTGTCAGCACCCATTCTTTAATCAAAGTAATGAAACAGTTCAAGTGTATTCTATGATACGATGATTACTGCAGAGACCCTCTGCAGTAATCTTCTATAAACATTAATGACATTCTAATAGACAAGACACTTACAGACACATCAGGAATGCTCCTCTGTACAAATTAAAGTCCAACTCTGTTTGTTAGCCTGTCTTGACAATACATACATTACGTTTAATCGATGGTGTTTGGTTAGCCTCCCAACACAACGCTGCAGTGTGCCTGGTTTTCAACACACACACTTAGAGAGATTATAAAAGGTTGCAGTGGTCTGAAACTACAAAGCTGATCCTTAAGAGAAATTCCAAGGCTCTTGGAATCTTAATAAACATTTCCTCAAACAAacgttcaaataaaataaacaagcaaacagaaCTGGAACTCACTGCCGAAAACTGGAGTGGCTAAATTTTCTGAACGAGACACGGTTGAGGGAAGCCCAGCAATAACACACACGATCCCATCGAAGAAGCTGGAATGAGGGGCCACAGCAAGGATGGGGGCCTCTTTACTGCTCACCCTCTTCCCCTTCACTGTCATTCTGAAGCCCATGAAGAAGAAGAAGGCTCGACCGGCACAGCTCACCACAGCATGCCCCAGACATCTGGAACACAAGGCAGCAGGACAGTCAGGTCAGGCAGAGAGGTGCTGTTACCATACAGCCTGCAGAACTACTAAACCCTCaacagtactaaaaaaaaaa
Proteins encoded in this region:
- the LOC117424450 gene encoding lysophosphatidylcholine acyltransferase 2-like isoform X1, translating into MPQRVFALPRQESLFPPAVLNPFVQEIQLTTADKIRLLLVGSVLVPLRVLCLTVLLVLSWPLAAIATLCGPTKGTRQPIKGWRRCLGHAVVSCAGRAFFFFMGFRMTVKGKRVSSKEAPILAVAPHSSFFDGIVCVIAGLPSTVSRSENLATPVFGRFLRCLQPVLVSRLDPDSRKNTILEIERRATSCGEWPQVLIFPEGTCTNRSCLITFKQGAFIPGVPVQPVLLRYPNRHDTVTWTWQGYKARDILLLTLSQLYTNVEVEFLPPHVPTEEEKQLPSLFANRVRDTMATALGVPVTDHTYEDCRLMISAGELTLPMEAGLVEFTKISRKLNLKWDNIKKELEGFAAIANESKGGRIGIEEFAKFLKLPISPALNELFTLFDRNGDGTVDFREYVIGLTVLCRPANTKGTIQMLFKLFDVDDDGRITQEEFTSLLRSSLGVPDLDVTKLFQDIDADGSGKITYTEFEDFALKHPEYGKLFTTYLELQRHHALHSGDTDPAAAPPTNTVSPEAEDSASDKKED
- the LOC117424450 gene encoding lysophosphatidylcholine acyltransferase 2-like isoform X2 gives rise to the protein MGFRMTVKGKRVSSKEAPILAVAPHSSFFDGIVCVIAGLPSTVSRSENLATPVFGRFLRCLQPVLVSRLDPDSRKNTILEIERRATSCGEWPQVLIFPEGTCTNRSCLITFKQGAFIPGVPVQPVLLRYPNRHDTVTWTWQGYKARDILLLTLSQLYTNVEVEFLPPHVPTEEEKQLPSLFANRVRDTMATALGVPVTDHTYEDCRLMISAGELTLPMEAGLVEFTKISRKLNLKWDNIKKELEGFAAIANESKGGRIGIEEFAKFLKLPISPALNELFTLFDRNGDGTVDFREYVIGLTVLCRPANTKGTIQMLFKLFDVDDDGRITQEEFTSLLRSSLGVPDLDVTKLFQDIDADGSGKITYTEFEDFALKHPEYGKLFTTYLELQRHHALHSGDTDPAAAPPTNTVSPEAEDSASDKKED